The DNA region ACGACCTCTTGGGTCTTTATCAGGGGATCCCCATCACCCAACGAGGGGTTGCTTACGGAAACGTCCTTCCCGACAAGATCACCCTCTTTCAGCGGCCCATCGAATCGGTCTGCAAGACGAAAAAGGAGGTCGAAGAGAAGGTCGCCGAAGTGATCCTCCACGAGGTAGGTCACTACTTCGGCTTAGACGAGGAAAGGTTAGAAGAGCTGGAGGAGGAAGAGTAGGAGACGGAAGGGAAAGTTGCCATCCCTCTATGGGTCGTGTTAAAGAAAAGAAATTCTTCGACGATGGCGTTCCCTAAGAGGAGGTTGTCATGGAGAAATGGTTGGGCGGGGATCAGCATCCGAGCTATCGAATCCTGATGGGGCCCGGGCCGAGCAACGTCCACTACCGGGTCTATCAGGCGATGTCCAATCCCGTCATCGGTTACCTCGACCCACAGATCCTTTCCTGCATGGATGAGATCAGCGAGCTGTTGAGGGGGGTGTTTCAGACGAGGAACCCCGTCACCCTGGCCATCTCGGCCACGGGGAGTGCCGGGATGGAGACCTCTTTTGTCAATTTCGTGGAACCGGGCGACGTGGTCGTCATCGGGGTCAACGGTTTTTTCGCGGACCGGATGACCCAGGTGGCCTCCCGATGCGGGGCAAAGGTGATCCGGGTGGAAGCGGAGTGGGGCAGGATCATCGAGCCCGAGAGGATGATTCAGGCGTTGAAGGAGCATCCCGAGGCCAAGGTCTGCGGCATCGTCCACGGGGAGACCTCCACCGGCGTTCGGGAGCCCATCGAGGAGATCGGAGCCTACTGCAAAGGGAAGGACGTCCTTTTCGTGGTGGATGCGGTGACCACCTTGGGCGGTTATCCGGTCAAGGTGGACGAGTGGGGGATCGATGTCTGCTATGCCAGTTCCCAGAAATGTTTGGGCGTGCCGCCCGGACTCTCTCCGATCACGGTCAGCCCCAAAGCGATGGAGGTCCTCCGCTCCCGAAAGAGTCCCGTCCAGAGCTTCTATTTCGACCTCACCCTGCTCGAGAAATACTGGGGATCGGAGAGGGTCTACCACCACACCGCTCCGGCCTCCCTCTTCTATGCCATGCGGGAGGGGTTGAAGATCATCTTCGAGGAGGGGCTGGAAGAGCGGTTCAAGAGACACCAAACTCTGGGGGACCGTTTGAAGATGGAACTGGAGGCCCTCGGGTTTAAACTCTTCGCCCAAGAGGGCTACCGCCTGCCCATGCTCACCTCGGTGGTCCTCCCCGAAGGATTCGACGACGTCAAGATGCGATCGAAGCTTTTGAACGAATACAATATCGAGGTGGGGGGAGGATTAGGCATCCTGAAAGGAAAGATCTGGAGGATCGGCCTCATGGGCGAGACCTGCAAGCTCCGTTACATCCACTGCCTCATCGGCGCCCTGAAGGAGATGCTTTTTTAAAAACCCTCTCAGGCCGTCGCCTCGGTTTGAGAGGACGCCTCTTTCTCCCGATAGAGTTTGGCCAGAAATTCGGTGAGGTTGTAGATCTCGATCTTCTGCTTCTGCCGTTTGGCATTCTTGAAGTTGTGAAGGCACGAGGGGCATTCGGTCAGGAGCACCTCGGCGCCGGTATCTTCGATGATCTGGCTCAGGCGATTTCTGGCGATCCGGACCGACTCCTTGGCAAAGGCCCCCCGGAAGCCGCCTCCCGCGCCACAGCACATGGCGTTTTCCCGGGTCCTTCTCGGCTCCACAAAATTGGGCGCGATCTTCCGGATGATCTCCCTCGGTTCCTCGTAGATGCCCGCATGGCGGCCCAGGTCGCAGGGGTCGTGGTAGGTGACCCTTTTGTCGGTCTTGACGCCGAAGTCGAACCCCTTGAGAAACTGGGTGATATGCTGAATGTCCACCGCAAGCCCCTGGTAGGAGGGATGGTCTTTGAACACGCGGTAGCAATACGGGCAGGTGGTGATCAGGGTCTTCGCCTCGGTCTTGTGGATGGCCTCGATATTCTTTTTCGCTAAATCCTCTTTGATCTTATACCCCACGTCCTCGAGGACACCGCTGCAGCAGACCTCGTCGATCAGGGTGTAGTCGACCTTCAAGAGGTCGAGCAGCCGGAGGACCTCCTCGACGCCCTCTTCCTCTCGAAAGGTCCCCACGCAACCCAGGAAGAGCACATAGGCGGCCTTGCCCTTTTTGTGTCCCCAGTCGTGACGCTCCGTTTCGCCGTAGATGTTTCCGTACTTTTCTACGGTTTCGCCCATGGCCTTGAAGAGATTGTCGAAGCCAGCGGCGACCAAATCTTTTCGCATCGCCTTGACCATCTCCTGGGGATCGACGCCCGAGGGGCAGTTGACCGTGCAGTTCATGCAGGTCGTGCAGCGCAGAAAGGCCTGGGCCACTGCCTCGGTGAGGGGGAGCTTACCCTCCATGATCTCCTTGAGGAGGATCATCTTGCCGCTGGCATTCGTCATCGGCCTTTTGGTCAAGTCGAAGATGGGGCAGACGGCCCGGCAGAAACTGCACCGGGAACACTGGGCGATGGCCTTTCGGCGTTTTTCATCGAACTGGAGCTGGGGGGACATGGGATTCACCTTTCAGGGCCTTTTGGGCCTCGGGCTTCAACTTTGGGATTTTTATCCCTAAAGGGCTCTTTTGCCCGGGTTCATGATGTTGTTGGGGTCGAGGGTCCTCTTGATCTTTCTCATCAGTTCCATCTCGACCGGATCGTGTTCCAGATCCATGTAGGCTGCCTTGGAGAGGCCGATCCCGTGCTCGCCGCTCAGGGTACCGTTGAGGCGGATGGCGAGGCGAAAGATCTCCTCCTCCACTTTATGGGTCCGTTCGACCTGGTCGGGGTCGTATTCATCGAAGAGGATCTGCGGATGGAGGTTCCCATCGCCCGCATGGCCGAAGGTGGCGACCGTGATCCGGTATTTTTGGGAGATCTCCTGAATGCCCACCAATAATTGGGGAATCCTTGAGATGGGGACGGTCACATCGTCGAGGACGAAGCTGTTGCTCACACGGGCCAGGGTCGCATAGGCGGACTTTCTCGCCTTCCAGAGATGGAGACGATCCTTCTCGTCTTTGGCCGTTTTGATCTCGATGGGATGGTTCTTCTTCAAGATGTCGAGGACCACCTCCATCTGGGCCTCGACCTCTTCCCAGGTGAACCCGTCGGTCTCCGTCAGGATCATGGCCTCGGCTTCGGGCAGGGGGATGTCGGTATTCTCCTTAATCGATCGGAGGGTCACCTTGTCCATGATCTCCATGACACTGGGGATGACCCCGCTCGTCATGGTCTGGAAGATGGCCCGGCCCGCATCCTCCAGCCTCTGGTAGGTGGCCACCGCGGTCATCGCATGTCGGGGCAGGGGATTGATCTTCAGAGTGACTTCGGTGATGACGCCCAGGGTGCCCTCGGCTCCGACGAAGAGCTTGGCCAGATCGTAACCCGAGACGCTCTTCATCGTATAGGCCCCCGTGCGCATCCGTTCGCCCGTGGGAAGGACGACCTGAAGTCCGAGGACATAATCGCGGGTGGTTCCGTATTTGGCGCCCTTGATGCCCCCTGCATTGGTGGCGACATTGCCTCCGATGGTCGCCACAGAACTGCTTGCGGGATCGGGAGGGAAGACAAACCCGTGTTTGGCCAACTCCCGGTTCAGATCGTCACAGATCACCCCTGCTTCGACCCGGGCGTAACGGTTCTCGATGCTGATCTCGAGGATTCGATTCATCTTGGAGAGGTCGATGACGATCCCGCCTTGGATGGGGACGACCCCGCCGCTCAGGCTGGTTCCGGCCCCCCTGGGGATGATGGGGATCTTCTCTTCGTTGGCAAACTTGACAATTTGGATCACCTGTTCGGTCGATTCAGGCCAGACCACGGCGTCGGGCCGATGGACGTTCATGGAGGCATCGTAACTGTAAGGGACAAGCTCTTCCAACTGGTCGGTGGCGTTGTCCCGACCCACCATCTCGATCAACTTTTCGATGATCATCTTAGGATCCTTTCTCGGAGGTCTGCCTCTTGAGCTCGGCCTCGACGAAATTGAGGTGATCCAGGGTCTTCTGCCTTGCCTTTTCAGGGGCTCGGTTTTTGATGGCCAGGAAGATCTGGTGGTGATGGTCGATCAACTTTTTGACCTGATCCCGGTTGATGAAGACTTTGGCCATGGATTGCCTCAACAGGTCATAGATCCCGGACATGATGTGGACCTGGATCGTGTTATGGGTCGCTTGGGCGATGGCCAGGTGAAAGTCCGCATCCTCCTTTTCCCAGGACCGACCTTCTTCAAAGGTCTTTCGCATCTGCTCAATGATGGAGCGAAGCCTCTCGATGTCTTCTTTTGAGGCCTTCTGTGCCGCATGATAGGCGGACCAGGTCTCGATGGCCTTCCTCACCTCAATGAGGTCGAAGACCTTCTGCGCGTCGGCTTTGATAAGAAGGGCGAGGGGGTCTTCGATCAGTTTCGAGGTGACCGAGCGGACATAAGTCCTCTTGGCCTGCCTCACTTCAAGGAGCCCCATGGCCACCAGGGCGTTGAGGGCCTCCCTCAAGGAGGGGCGGCTGACCCCCAACTGTTTGACAAGCTCTCGTTCGGGGGGAAGCTTGTCTCCGGGCTTTAACTTCCCTTCTGAAATTAACCTCTTGATTTGATTGACGATATCCTCTGAGATCTTGGTCCGTTTGATGGCGTTGAACATAGATTTGTCCAGTGGTCTTACCTTTTTAATAAAGGATGGAATGACCTTTGTCAAGACAACGAACGGGAGGAAAGGGCCTCAGGACGGTAGATGGAAGGACCCCGGGGGAGAGAGGTGATTTTAGAAAGGATTGAGCCAGTTCGGGGGTTTTCCCGTGGTGAGGGCCGCTACCAGGTTTTCTGCGGCCAGCATCGCCATCCGGTAGCGGGTAGCCCGTGAAGAACTGGCGATATGAGGGGCGAGGACCACGTTCTTCAATTCGAGGAATTGAGGGTTGAACTTCGGCTCATTCTCGAAGACATCGAGGCCTGCGCCTGCGATCGTTCCCGAACGGAGGGCCTCGATCAGTGCGGCATCGTCCACCACCCCGCCCCGGGCCGCGTTGATGAGGACCGCGGTTGGTTTCATCCGCCTCAATTCAACGGGACCGATCAGGTGGTGGGTTTCCGGAGAATAGGGGACGTGGAGGGTGAGAATATCGGCCTGGGAGAGAAGCTCTTCCTTGGTCACGAACGTCGCCCTGCAGGCCTGTTCAACCTCCGGAGCGGCCCGGCGAATGTCATGGTAGAGGATCTTCATCTCGAAACCGACGGCCCTTTTCGCCACGGCCTGACCGATGCGTCCGAGGCCGAGGATACCCAGGGTGGCATGGTGAACGTCGAGGCCGAGAAACTGTTTGAGCTTCCACCCATCCCACTGGCCGGAGCGAAGGTAGGCCTCGGCTTCGGTCAACCGACGGGCGGTGGCCAGGATCAAGGCCCAGGTGAAATCCGCGGTGGTGTCGTCGAGGACGCCCGGGGTATTGGTGGCCATCACCTTGGCCCGGGTACAGGCCTCGAGATCGATGTTGTTGTAACCCACGGCGATGTTACAGACGGCTTTTAGATGGGGACACCGTGAGAGGAGGACGGAATCGATCCTGTCCGACAGGGTGATCAGGGCCCCCTCTTTATCGGAGAGTTTGGCAGCGAGCGTTTCGGAATCGAACGGGACATCCGATTGATTCGAGGTCACCTCGAAGTATCGGGAGAGATAATCGAGCACCTCATCGAAGACCTCTCGGGTCACCAGGACTTTAGGCCTCATCGTCTCCCTTTCATCGATTCCCTATGCACAGACACAGATCCCTCGCCATGAGACCCTTCTTTATTTATACACCAGGGAGGGAAGCCACAACCCGATCTGTGGGAAAATATATAGGATGATGATGGCGATGACCTGAATTCCCATGAAGGGCATCATCCCCAAAAAGATCTGGTTCAGGGTGACATGGGGAGGGGCAACCCCTTTCAGGTAAAAGGCCGCCATGGCCACCGGTGGGGAGAGGAATGCGGTCTGGAGGTTGAGGGCTACCAGGAGGCCGAAGAAGAGGGGATCGATCTGGAAGTGCGACAGAAGAGGGATGAAGATGGGCATGAAGATGACGATGATCTCTGTCCACTCCAGGGGCCAGCCGAGGAGGAAGATGATAACTTGGGCCAGGATCATGAACTGAATGGCCGTCAGATCGAGCGACTTCACCCAATCGTTGATGATCTCCTGTCCTCCGAGGAGGGCGAAGGCCGCGGCGAACATGCTCGAACCCACGAAGAGCCAGCAGACCATCGCGCTTGTTTTGGCCGTGAGGAAGACCGATTCTTTGAGCATCTTGAAGTTGAGTTGTCGGTAGGCGGCCGCCAGGACAATCCCTCCAAAGGAGCCCATCGCAGCGGCTTCGCCGGGCGTGGCCAGGCCGAGGATGATCGTTCCCAGAACCCCCAGGACCAGGATGGCCAAGGGGAAGAAGGACTTTAGAAGGATTTTGAAGATTTCGAAGCGGACGAAGTTGAAAATGGAATAGAAGAGGACGAAGCCGGCGGCCACGATTCCTACGGCAATCCAGAACCCCCTTGGAGCGGGTTTTCGTTCTCCCGTGGCGACCTGGGACGGCGGGGCTTCCTGAGGGGCTTCCGCCTCGGTTTGAGGCTGGGGAGCCTCTTCCACGGCTCCGGAGGGCTTCTCACCTTCGGCCGCTTCCTCGGAAGGGGGTTCTTGCAGTCCGGTCAACTCTTCCACCTTCAGGGAGGTTTCGGTTTCGGGCGCGGCCTCTCCTTCTATTCTCGAGGCCAAACCCATCTCCTGGACGCCCACTACGACCGCCTCGGGCGCGGTCAAGGTGAGATAGATCCCCCCCAGCAAAAGGACTGCCGCGAAGACGGGCAGGAGGCCGATCCCCAATTGGCCGATGAGCGTGCGTGGAGGGATCTTCACCACTCTGTTTTTCAATAAGGCTTTCACAAACCCTTTCATGACATTCCGGGTTTTCAAGTTTTCGATGATGGACTTTTCATAGGAGGGCAGCTCCACTCGGCGTTCCTCTTCCGGAAGGGGAGGGGCGACGTCTGGCCTCAGTTTCGCAAGGACGATGACGTACGCGATATAGAGAGAGGCGAGCATGAAGCCGGGGAAGAAGGCGCCTGCATAGAGCTGAACGACGGAGACGCCCGCGGTGGCCCCGTATAGGATGAGAAGGACCGAGGGAGGGATCAGGATTCCCAAGGTCCCACCCGCGGTGACCGCTCCGGCAGAGAGCTTGATCCCGTATCCCGCCTTGAGCATGGCCGGAAAGGCCAGAAGCCCCATCAACGTCACGGCCGCACCGATGATCCCTGTGGCCGTCGCAAAGACCGCGCACGTGGCAATGGTGGCCACCGCCAGCGAACCTGGAATGCGCGCGGTCGCCAGATGCAGCCCTTTAAAAAGCATCTCGATGAGGTTGGAACGCTGGACCAGATAACCCATGAAGACGAAAAGGGGAATGGCGATGAGGACGTCGTTGTTCATCACAGCGTAGGCCCGGGCCACCATCAGATCCAGGGTCTGGCGCACGGCCGTCTCCGGGTTCACGCTCCGATAGGCGAAATAAGCGAACATGGTGCCCATTCCCATCAAGGTGAAGGCGGTGGGGAAGCCGAGCATGATCGCCACCACGATCATGGCGAGCATCAATAAACCCAGATGGCCGGTGGTCATTTCGGAAGGCGGGGGCATGATCATGAAGACGATAAACACCACCACCGCCATGATCGACAGTCCAAACCAAGCCTCTTTCTTCACTTCTCGTCCCCTTTCTTCGTTTTAATCAATTCGTCCAGTTTCTGGATGTCTTCGTCCTTTACGTGGACCATCTCCTTCAGCTCTTCGACGTCCACCTCCTCCACATCCTTTTCGCGAGAGGGCCACTGGCCGTTTTTGATGCAGCGAATACAACGGATCATTTCGACAAATCCCTGAAGCAAGATGATCCCTCCCGCGACCGGAATGACCGTCTTGAACCAGTAAAGAGGAGGTCCATCGGCGATGATGCTCGACCGCTCCCGGATGGCCCAGGATTCCCCGGCATAGATATAGCCGGCCCAACAGAGCCCCACGATGCCCGGGATGAAAAAGAGGGTATAGAGGATCAAATCGAGCGTGCCCTGGACCCTGGGGGGAAAGAACCGGTAGAGGACGTCCCCGCGGACATGGGCATTCGTCGCAAGCGTGTAGGCGCCTGCCATCATAAACATCGTCCCATACATCTGGAGCATGATGTCGAAGGCCCAGGGATGGGGAGAGCGAAGCACATAGCGGCTGAAGACCTCGAAGGTGATGAGGAAGGTAAGGGAGACGATGAGCCAGGAGAAGATTTTCCCGACCCACGTGCTGAACTCATCGATGAAGAGGAGTATTTTTTGCATGACCGTTCCCTTTTACAAAAAACATCCACCCGGACGCGGGCGGCGTCCGGGTGGATTGTGGGATCCTAACGAACCGATTACTTCTTCGCCGGGGCGGCCGGTTTGGCTTCGGGTTTCGCCGGAGCCTTTTCTGCGGGCTTGGGGGCTTCTCCGGGTTTCACCGCCGGTTTCGCCACGGGCGCCTTGGGTGCGAAGTAGTGTCGGTAGGCCATCTTTCGGTCTACGATGGTGTCCATCTCCCAGGCCAGGGCCCGTTTCGCAAAGGCGATCTGGGATTCGACGATCTCCTTGAAGAGGGGAACGTCGGCCGATTTTTTCTTGACGATCTCATCGTAGACCTCGAGCTGTTTCCGGAGGATGGCATCCGGCGTCTTGTAGAACTTCACGCCGTCTTTGGTCTGCATCTCGATGTAGTCTTTCGAATACCGGTCGATCGCCTTCCAGGACATATCGGCCGAGGCTGCCTCGACCGCATTCTCGATGATCGCTTTGAGCTTGTCCGGCAGGGCATCGTATTTGGTCTTGTTGAAGAGGATCTCGAACTGCTCGCCGTTCTGATGGAAGCTCTGGAGCATACAGACCTTGGAGACGTCGGGGAAGCCGAGCAGGCGATCCGAAGAGGCATTGTTAAACTCCGCTCCTTCGATGAGGCCGCGGTCCATGGCCGGGACGATCTCCCCTCCTGGCAGCGCGACGACCGAAAGGCCCATGGCGGTGAACAGGTCGACCGAAAGCCCCACCGTCCGATATTTCATGCCCTTCATGTCCTCCAACTTGGTGATCGGCTTCTTGAACCACCCCAAGGGCTGCGTGGGCATCGGTCCATAGAGGAAGGAGACGACGTTGGCACCGATGGAGGCATAAATTTTGGCCAGGAGTTCCTTGCCTCCGCCATATTTGTGCCATGCCAGTAACATGTTGGCATCCATTCCGAAAGCCGGACCCGACCCCCAGAGGGCTAAAGCGTTCTGTTTCCCATAATGGTAAACGAGCACGCCGTGGCCTCCATCGAGGGTTCCCTTGGAGACCGCGTCGAGCAATCCGAAGGCAGGGACCACGGCGCCCGCAGGCAACACCTCGATCCGGAGTTCGCCGCCGGTCATGTCGTTTACTTTCTTTGCAAAGTCGAGGGCGAACTCATGGAAGATATCCTTGGCAGGCCAGGTGGACTGCCAGCGGAAGTTGATCGGGGTGGCTGATTTCACAATGGCGGGGAATCCCACCGTCGCGGCAGCCCCTGTGACCGCAGCCGCCTTGAGGAAATGACGGCGCGTGACCTTCTCCTCTCCTGTTTTCTTCAATTTTTCGGTCATACACTCCTCCTTTAAATAGAATACGAATCCCTCCGATTGGCCCTAAAAACCCGACATGGATGATCCAAGAGAAGCTCCAAGCCCGTCCAAACCGGACTCACCCTTCACCTCCTTTCGATTCGATTCTTTGCCGTTTTTTGAAGGTCCTTAAGCATCGCCTCTTCTATAGGATATTTCCCTATCGAATTCAAGATGGCCGCAAAAAGCGGTTCTTGGGGTTGAAAAGGGAGGAAAGAGGTTGCCGGATGAACAGGGTTTAAGAATTGGCCTGACCAATGTTTTATTAATCTTCGGGGGGGCATTGTGAATAAATCCTTAACATTATGAGATTTTTTTGTCAAGGGAAAAAGTTTCAGGCAAGGCCTTTTTCATCCGAGGGGCGAATGAAGAAGGGGTCCCGACCTGATTCTGGATGTTTTTATCCAAATTCATTTTGAAATTTCAGTAAGTTAATTCTATCGCAGAAATGGGCCAAAATTTTCCCTGAAAGGTGGGATACCAAGCGCTCGATGTTGGCTCCGAAGGAATTTTCTCGTTCTGACCCAGAAATCCTATCCAAATCGGGAGGGATTCGAGGATAGTGGAAAAATGGTCAGACCAATTAATTTTTGTTGACAAAAAGGTTCCGATTTGTTATAAAGGGAAAAATTTTATCATCAAGGTTTTTCTGCCTCGAGTCCGTCTGGAAGGTTTTAACTGAAACCCGAGAGGAGGTTTTTATGGCTCGATTGTACGAGTATCAGGGGAAGCAATTGTTGAAGACCGCCAAAGTGGCCGTGCCTCAGGGAGAGGTGGCGACCACCCCCGAGGAGGCGAGGAAGATCGCCGAAAAGATCGGAAGGCCTGTGGCGATCAAGGCCCAGATCTGGGCAGGGGGCCGTGGAAAAGCAGGTGGCATCAAGTTCGCCTCTTCGCCGGAGGAGGCGGAGAAGGTCGCAAGCGAGTTGCTCGGCTCCAAGCTCAAAGGGCTGACGGTTGAGAAGGTCCTGGTCGAGGAGAAGCTCGATATCGACCAGGAGTATTATGCCGGGGTCATCATCGACGCCTCCCGGGAGGTCCGTGCGCCGGTGGTGATGTTCAGCACCGAAGGCGGGGTGGAGATCGAGTCGGTCCCCTCGGAAAAGATCTCCCAGATGACGGTCAATGTGCTCAGGGGTTTCAAACTCTATGACGCCCTGAACCTCGCCGTGAGTCTGAAGGTCCCCAACAAACACCTTCAGGGGGTGGCCCAGGCCATCATGGGTCTCTTTCAAACCTTCAAAAACTATAACTGCCGGACCGCAGAGATCAATCCCCTTGTCCTGACAAAGGACGGAAAGATCCTTGCGGGAGATTGCCGGATGGCCATCGATGACTCTTCGGTCTTCCGCCATCCCGAGCTGGGGATCGAGGTGGCACGGGAATCTGCCACGCCCCCTACCGAACTGGACAAGATCGCCTGGAAGATCGAGGAGGATGATCTCCGGGGCACCTGCTACATCGCTCAGATGGCCGAGGACATCAAGGAGCTCAATTACGTGGGATACCACGGGATCGGCGGCGGTGGGGCGATCCTCGGCGTGGATGCCCTGAACCGGCAGGGATTGAAGATCGCCAATTATGCCGATACGAGCGGAAACCCCACGGCCGCCAAGGTTTACCGGGCCGCCAAACTGATCCTCAACCAGCCCGGGATCGAGGGCTACATGTTGGGGGGCTTCATCGTGGCCAATCAGGAGCAGTGGCACCACGCCCATGGCGTGGTGAAGGCCCTCCGGGAGGAGATCCCCAAGAGGCCCGGCTTCCCCTGTGTCATCCTCCTCTGCGGGAACAGGGAGAAGGAATCGATGGAGATATTAAAGGAAGGGACGGCGGATCTTCCTGGCCGATTTGAATTCTATGGAAGCGACAAGGTTTATGAGACCGAATTTTTGGCCAAACGGATGAAGGCCCTGATCTTAGAATATCGGAAGGACCGCGGGATAAAGGAGGAGTAGGCCATGATCGAGTTTAAAGAGAGGACGATCAAAGTCATCATCGACGACAGCAAGTGCGCCGACTGTAAGACCCATGCCTGCGCGGCCGGCTGCAAGCTCTACGATCGTGGGATATTGGTGATCAAGGATGGGAAACCCGCCCTGAATGGGGATGCGGCCTATGCCGAGAGGACAGGAACGGAATGCCTGGCCTGTGAATATGAATGCTGGTTCCGGGGCAACAAGGCGATCAAGATCGAGGCCCCCATCCCCGGGTTGAAGGAGTATCTCGAAAAGCGCGGTTTGACACTATCGTAAAAAAGGAGTGACGTATGGCTATCTTGCTCGAAAAGAATACGACGGTTCTCGTTCAGGGAATTACGGGTCGAGAGGGTTCGGCCCGGGCCGTTTTTATGAAAAACTACGGGACCAAGGTCGTCGCCGGCGTCACCCCCGGACGGGGTGGGGAGGATGTTTCCGGGATACCCGTTTACAACACGGTGGCCGAGGCGGTCAAGGCCCATGGCCCCATCGATGCCAGCGTCACCTTCGTTCCCGGGCCTGGGCTGAAGGATGCCGTTTTTGAGGCGATCGACGGCGGCATCAAATTCATCGTGATGCCGGTGGAACGCGTCCCTCTCTACGATATTCTTGAGATGATGGCCTATGCCAAACAGCACGGGGTCCGGCTCCTCGGTCCCGGGTCGATCGGGATCATGAGTCCCGGCATCGCCGTGATGGGCTGGCTCGGTGGATCTCCGGATTTCGCCAAGAGGGTCTTCGTGCCGGGGCCGATCGGCGTCATCTCCCGAAGCGGGGGACAGTCGGGGACCGTTCCCTGGGCGATCAAAGAGGCCGGGATGGGGGTGAGCACGGTGGTCCACATCGGGACCGAACCGGTGATCGGGACCTCTTGCGGCGATCTCCTCCCCCTCTTTGAGAAGGACCCGGATACGAAAGCGGTGGCCATGTTCGGTGAGATCGGTGGCCCATACGAGGAGGAGGCCGCCGAGGCGGTCAGGAATAAAACCTTCACCAAGCCTTTGGTGGTCTATGTGGCAGGTGCCTGGGCCCCTGAAGGGATGCGGTTCTCCCATGCGAGCAGCATCATCGAGAGGGGGAGGGGCTCGGCCAAGGACAAGATCAAATCCCTCAAGGAGGCCGGAGTCCATGTGGTGGACCGACCCGACGAGATCGCTCCCACGCTGAAGAGGTTGCTGAACCTTTGAATCTCATTTCCAAGGCCTAACAAGGAGGTGTCCTATGACAGTCATGCGGTCAGTCTTTTACATTCCCGGCAATAACGAGAAGATGATCTCGAAGGCCCCTGAAATTCCGGCCGATATCATCACCCTCGACCTGGAGGACTCTGTGCCCCCGGCCGAAAAACCGAAGGCTCGGGAGATGGTGCGGGAGAATCTGAAATACGCTGGATCGGGCGGTTCGACGGTGTATGTCAGGATCAACAATTGGGAGACCCTGATGACCAACGACGACCTCGAGGCCATCGTCTACGAGGGGCTATCGGGCGTCTGTTTGGCCAAGTGCGGGGGGCCCGACCATGTCCAGCGCCTCGACTGGAAATTGGAAGAACTGGAGAGGCGAAGAGGCCTTCCCGTGGGGAGCATCGCCATCCAGCTTCTGATCGAGACCGCCAAAGGGGTCATCAACGCCTATCCATCGGCCATCGCGAGCAAAAGGGTCAACTCCCTCATCTTCGGGGCGGTGGATTATACGAAAGATATGAGGGTCAAATTGACGACCGAAGGGGAGGAACAGTTCTACGCCAGGGCCCATACCGCCGTGGCCGCGAGGGCGGCGGGCTGCATTGCGATCGA from Thermodesulfobacteriota bacterium includes:
- a CDS encoding CoA ester lyase; its protein translation is MTVMRSVFYIPGNNEKMISKAPEIPADIITLDLEDSVPPAEKPKAREMVRENLKYAGSGGSTVYVRINNWETLMTNDDLEAIVYEGLSGVCLAKCGGPDHVQRLDWKLEELERRRGLPVGSIAIQLLIETAKGVINAYPSAIASKRVNSLIFGAVDYTKDMRVKLTTEGEEQFYARAHTAVAARAAGCIAIDCPFVAFKDTEAFEKNTRFGRQLGYEGRMLIHPSQIEPAHRIYTPAPEDVEWAKGVVKVFEEEGIAKGVAAVSYQGKMVDTPVYENAKTILAIMAEIEAFDAKRKK
- a CDS encoding TRAP transporter large permease subunit; its protein translation is MKKEAWFGLSIMAVVVFIVFMIMPPPSEMTTGHLGLLMLAMIVVAIMLGFPTAFTLMGMGTMFAYFAYRSVNPETAVRQTLDLMVARAYAVMNNDVLIAIPLFVFMGYLVQRSNLIEMLFKGLHLATARIPGSLAVATIATCAVFATATGIIGAAVTLMGLLAFPAMLKAGYGIKLSAGAVTAGGTLGILIPPSVLLILYGATAGVSVVQLYAGAFFPGFMLASLYIAYVIVLAKLRPDVAPPLPEEERRVELPSYEKSIIENLKTRNVMKGFVKALLKNRVVKIPPRTLIGQLGIGLLPVFAAVLLLGGIYLTLTAPEAVVVGVQEMGLASRIEGEAAPETETSLKVEELTGLQEPPSEEAAEGEKPSGAVEEAPQPQTEAEAPQEAPPSQVATGERKPAPRGFWIAVGIVAAGFVLFYSIFNFVRFEIFKILLKSFFPLAILVLGVLGTIILGLATPGEAAAMGSFGGIVLAAAYRQLNFKMLKESVFLTAKTSAMVCWLFVGSSMFAAAFALLGGQEIINDWVKSLDLTAIQFMILAQVIIFLLGWPLEWTEIIVIFMPIFIPLLSHFQIDPLFFGLLVALNLQTAFLSPPVAMAAFYLKGVAPPHVTLNQIFLGMMPFMGIQVIAIIILYIFPQIGLWLPSLVYK
- a CDS encoding TRAP transporter small permease subunit, which encodes MQKILLFIDEFSTWVGKIFSWLIVSLTFLITFEVFSRYVLRSPHPWAFDIMLQMYGTMFMMAGAYTLATNAHVRGDVLYRFFPPRVQGTLDLILYTLFFIPGIVGLCWAGYIYAGESWAIRERSSIIADGPPLYWFKTVIPVAGGIILLQGFVEMIRCIRCIKNGQWPSREKDVEEVDVEELKEMVHVKDEDIQKLDELIKTKKGDEK
- a CDS encoding acetate--CoA ligase family protein, yielding MARLYEYQGKQLLKTAKVAVPQGEVATTPEEARKIAEKIGRPVAIKAQIWAGGRGKAGGIKFASSPEEAEKVASELLGSKLKGLTVEKVLVEEKLDIDQEYYAGVIIDASREVRAPVVMFSTEGGVEIESVPSEKISQMTVNVLRGFKLYDALNLAVSLKVPNKHLQGVAQAIMGLFQTFKNYNCRTAEINPLVLTKDGKILAGDCRMAIDDSSVFRHPELGIEVARESATPPTELDKIAWKIEEDDLRGTCYIAQMAEDIKELNYVGYHGIGGGGAILGVDALNRQGLKIANYADTSGNPTAAKVYRAAKLILNQPGIEGYMLGGFIVANQEQWHHAHGVVKALREEIPKRPGFPCVILLCGNREKESMEILKEGTADLPGRFEFYGSDKVYETEFLAKRMKALILEYRKDRGIKEE
- a CDS encoding CoA-binding protein, with the protein product MAILLEKNTTVLVQGITGREGSARAVFMKNYGTKVVAGVTPGRGGEDVSGIPVYNTVAEAVKAHGPIDASVTFVPGPGLKDAVFEAIDGGIKFIVMPVERVPLYDILEMMAYAKQHGVRLLGPGSIGIMSPGIAVMGWLGGSPDFAKRVFVPGPIGVISRSGGQSGTVPWAIKEAGMGVSTVVHIGTEPVIGTSCGDLLPLFEKDPDTKAVAMFGEIGGPYEEEAAEAVRNKTFTKPLVVYVAGAWAPEGMRFSHASSIIERGRGSAKDKIKSLKEAGVHVVDRPDEIAPTLKRLLNL